One window of the Carnobacterium maltaromaticum DSM 20342 genome contains the following:
- a CDS encoding IS1380 family transposase → MATLQEKHVKFNSKMVVSNTGGNLSSDAGLILVKEFMDSLGFYSFAKQFLHFNEDRIYWTHDNISLLEQLLFQLIAGYSADSSANLLKEDPIFRLVLDKEAIASQASLSRFWDRISEENIAQFQELNQAMLDKVRMERNNTQMIIDLDSTHSDTFGNQEKTEYNAHYGTQGYHPLVAFDGLTGDFLKAELRSGNVYTSKGVKDFLAPMLAHYCQVLPCTDILVRGDSGFATPEVYDTCESNGSFYVIRLKSNKVVEKLAESYVLVGDNHSWDEREVHHYSAFYQANSWPQKRRICIKSTREANQLVFSHEYVVTNFHEELSAKTIFQIYHKRGTMENFIKEAKNGFYFDKTDSSSFLENHARMMVSLLAYNLVNFMKTICLPEKEATFQVDTLRLRLFKVSGKLVHSGRRLLLRMSSYHVYQDLFYQLLDKIQQLSWQA, encoded by the coding sequence ATGGCTACATTACAGGAAAAACACGTAAAATTCAACTCTAAAATGGTGGTGTCAAACACCGGTGGTAATCTTTCGTCGGATGCCGGTCTCATCTTGGTGAAGGAATTCATGGATTCGCTTGGATTTTATTCGTTCGCGAAGCAATTCCTCCACTTCAATGAGGACCGTATTTATTGGACTCATGACAACATCTCCCTGCTCGAACAGCTGCTCTTCCAGTTGATTGCCGGATATTCCGCGGATTCATCCGCCAATCTCTTGAAGGAAGATCCCATTTTTCGGTTGGTTTTGGATAAGGAAGCCATCGCCTCCCAGGCCTCACTATCCCGCTTCTGGGACCGGATCAGCGAGGAGAACATTGCACAGTTTCAGGAACTGAACCAAGCCATGCTGGACAAGGTCCGCATGGAACGGAACAATACCCAAATGATCATCGATTTAGATTCCACACATTCGGATACGTTCGGGAACCAAGAAAAGACTGAGTACAATGCCCATTACGGCACACAGGGCTATCATCCGTTGGTGGCCTTCGATGGCCTCACGGGAGACTTTCTGAAAGCAGAACTTCGTTCTGGCAATGTGTATACGTCAAAAGGTGTAAAAGATTTTCTGGCACCGATGCTCGCACATTACTGTCAAGTCCTTCCCTGCACTGATATTTTGGTCCGGGGAGACAGCGGCTTTGCGACGCCCGAGGTCTATGATACATGTGAATCCAACGGAAGTTTCTATGTCATCCGCCTGAAATCAAATAAAGTCGTGGAAAAACTAGCGGAATCCTATGTCCTGGTTGGGGACAACCATTCCTGGGATGAAAGGGAAGTCCACCACTATTCCGCGTTCTATCAAGCCAATAGCTGGCCCCAAAAACGTCGAATCTGTATCAAATCGACTCGGGAAGCGAATCAGCTGGTGTTCAGTCACGAGTACGTGGTCACTAATTTTCACGAGGAATTATCCGCGAAAACCATCTTCCAGATTTACCATAAACGTGGCACCATGGAGAACTTCATCAAGGAAGCGAAAAATGGGTTCTATTTCGACAAGACGGATAGCTCAAGCTTCTTGGAAAATCATGCGCGGATGATGGTAAGCCTGTTGGCTTACAACCTGGTCAACTTCATGAAGACCATCTGTCTACCTGAAAAGGAAGCGACATTCCAAGTCGACACATTGCGGCTCCGCCTGTTCAAGGTGTCGGGTAAATTAGTCCACAGTGGCCGAAGATTGCTTTTACGGATGAGCTCCTATCATGTCTATCAAGACTTGTTTTATCAGTTACTGGATAAAATCCAGCAACTCAGTTGGCAAGCGTAA
- a CDS encoding flavodoxin translates to MPSAKIVYASMTGNTEEIADVVAEALENLNIDVETVECTNAEPDDFENVDLCIVATYTYGDGDLPDEIVDFYEDLADVDLTGKIFGTCGSGDTFYDDFCKSIDDFTERFIETGATKGAESVKIDLAAEEEDIQKLEAFAKELVSKL, encoded by the coding sequence ATGCCAAGTGCTAAAATTGTTTATGCAAGTATGACGGGAAATACAGAAGAAATTGCCGATGTGGTCGCAGAAGCGCTTGAAAATTTAAACATTGATGTTGAAACTGTTGAGTGCACTAATGCTGAACCTGATGACTTTGAAAATGTTGACTTATGTATTGTTGCTACATATACATACGGCGACGGTGATTTACCAGATGAAATTGTCGATTTTTATGAAGACTTAGCTGATGTTGATTTAACTGGTAAAATTTTTGGGACTTGTGGATCTGGCGATACATTTTATGACGATTTTTGTAAATCGATTGATGACTTTACTGAACGATTTATTGAAACTGGAGCGACTAAAGGTGCTGAAAGTGTCAAAATTGACCTCGCTGCTGAAGAAGAGGATATCCAAAAATTAGAAGCATTTGCTAAAGAATTAGTTAGCAAACTATAA
- a CDS encoding aminopeptidase, translating to MVLPNFQENLQKYADLIVSTGVNVDKGQTVVLQIDVEQAPLARLITRAAYKKGATEVIVKWTDDEINREIFLGTPEERLTDIPQYKIDESLDQLEKNASRISVRSADPDALSGVDSTKVAAYQSAAGKALKAMRIATQSNKVSWTVVAASGEKWAAKVFPNLATSEEQVDALWDQIFKTTRIYTPDPVAAWNAHDQLLESKADELNKEQFDALHYTAPGTDFTIGLPKGHRWEGAGSFNARGEKFMANMPTEEVFTAPDANRADGVIKSTKPLSYAGTTILDMTFTFKDGQVVDVTAKEGEDVLKHLIATDNGSKRLGEVALVPDPSPISQSGIVFYNTLFDENASNHLALGSAYAFSLEGGTEMTEEELIAAGLNRSDVHVDFMVGSNEMDVDGIRLDGTRVPIFRKGNWA from the coding sequence ATGGTACTACCAAATTTTCAAGAAAATTTACAAAAATATGCTGATTTAATCGTTAGCACGGGGGTAAACGTTGATAAAGGACAAACTGTTGTTTTACAAATTGATGTTGAACAAGCACCTCTTGCACGTCTTATTACTCGAGCTGCTTATAAAAAAGGGGCTACTGAGGTCATTGTAAAATGGACAGATGATGAAATCAATCGCGAGATCTTCCTAGGCACACCTGAAGAACGCCTAACAGATATTCCACAATATAAGATTGATGAATCTTTAGACCAGCTAGAAAAGAACGCTAGCCGTATTAGCGTCCGTTCTGCTGACCCTGATGCACTGTCAGGTGTTGATTCAACTAAAGTTGCTGCTTATCAAAGTGCTGCTGGAAAAGCCCTTAAAGCTATGCGTATTGCTACTCAATCAAATAAAGTTAGTTGGACAGTTGTTGCTGCTTCAGGTGAGAAATGGGCAGCAAAAGTTTTCCCTAATTTAGCGACTAGTGAAGAGCAAGTTGATGCACTTTGGGACCAAATCTTTAAAACAACTAGAATTTATACTCCAGACCCTGTTGCGGCTTGGAATGCTCATGATCAATTACTTGAATCAAAAGCTGATGAATTAAATAAAGAACAATTTGATGCGCTACACTACACTGCACCAGGTACTGATTTCACAATTGGATTACCTAAAGGTCATCGCTGGGAAGGTGCTGGGAGCTTTAATGCTCGCGGTGAAAAATTCATGGCAAATATGCCTACAGAGGAAGTTTTTACTGCTCCAGATGCAAATCGAGCGGATGGTGTAATTAAAAGTACAAAACCACTTAGTTATGCAGGTACAACTATTTTAGATATGACTTTTACTTTCAAAGATGGTCAAGTAGTTGATGTAACTGCAAAAGAAGGGGAAGATGTTCTTAAGCATCTAATCGCAACAGATAACGGTTCTAAGCGCTTAGGTGAAGTTGCATTAGTTCCAGATCCTTCCCCAATTTCACAATCAGGAATTGTTTTCTATAATACTCTTTTTGATGAAAATGCCTCTAATCATTTAGCTTTAGGCTCTGCCTATGCCTTTAGTTTAGAAGGTGGAACGGAAATGACAGAAGAAGAGCTAATTGCTGCTGGTTTGAACCGTAGTGATGTCCATGTTGATTTCATGGTTGGATCAAATGAAATGGATGTTGATGGAATTCGTTTAGATGGTACCCGTGTTCCTATTTTCCGTAAAGGCAATTGGGCATAA
- the map gene encoding type I methionyl aminopeptidase, whose amino-acid sequence MITLKSPREIEAMAESGALLANVHIALRDFIKPGITSWDIEEFVDKFITDHGAIAAQKGFEGYKYATCVSINDEICHGFPRKEVLKDGDLIKVDMCVDLKGALSDSCWSYVVGKSTPELDHLMEVTKKSLYLGIEQAQVGNRIGDIGHAIQTYVEGENLGVVREFIGHGIGPTIHESPAVPHYGEAGKGLRLKEGMVITIEPMVNTGTWKSKMDDNGWTARTKDGGISCQFEHTLAITKDGPRILTSQGDQ is encoded by the coding sequence ATGATAACATTAAAATCTCCACGTGAAATTGAAGCAATGGCGGAATCAGGTGCTTTACTGGCTAATGTGCATATTGCTTTGCGTGATTTTATTAAGCCTGGCATTACAAGTTGGGATATTGAAGAATTTGTAGATAAATTTATAACAGATCATGGAGCAATTGCTGCACAAAAAGGCTTTGAAGGCTATAAATATGCAACTTGTGTTAGTATCAATGATGAAATTTGTCATGGTTTTCCTAGAAAAGAAGTCCTAAAAGATGGTGATTTAATTAAAGTTGACATGTGTGTCGATTTAAAAGGAGCATTATCAGATTCTTGCTGGAGTTATGTCGTTGGAAAATCAACGCCAGAGCTAGACCATTTAATGGAAGTAACGAAGAAGTCATTATATTTAGGGATTGAGCAAGCTCAAGTAGGTAACCGGATTGGTGATATCGGACATGCAATTCAAACCTATGTAGAAGGCGAAAACTTAGGCGTAGTTCGTGAATTTATTGGTCATGGTATTGGCCCAACAATCCACGAAAGTCCAGCTGTACCTCATTATGGTGAAGCAGGAAAAGGGTTACGTTTAAAAGAAGGTATGGTTATAACAATCGAACCTATGGTCAACACAGGAACTTGGAAATCTAAAATGGATGACAATGGTTGGACCGCACGCACAAAAGATGGCGGAATTAGCTGCCAATTTGAACATACTTTAGCTATTACTAAAGACGGCCCTCGTATTTTAACCTCACAAGGCGATCAATAA
- a CDS encoding YveK family protein — protein MEESISLTELFEVIRKRLALIIGLGLAGIALAAVVTFFLITPKYSATTQLLVNRANEEGQSTNQLADLQTDVQMINTYKDIIKGPVILDEVRKELKTNLTTDQLKSQIEVITQQNSQVFTVQVTDADPYVAADIANAVATVFQNKIGDIMSVKNVTPISKAVPNSSQISPNSTINMLIGLIIGLLLGVGVAFVLEFLDKTVRDEKFINDTLGWTNLGAVSEMDEEELTAILPAGVNTRRAARSRV, from the coding sequence ATGGAAGAATCGATTAGTTTAACAGAGCTATTTGAGGTTATAAGAAAGCGTTTAGCTTTGATCATTGGTTTAGGTTTAGCAGGAATAGCCTTAGCTGCAGTAGTAACTTTTTTCTTGATTACGCCAAAATATAGTGCCACAACACAATTATTAGTTAATCGAGCGAATGAAGAAGGGCAATCAACCAATCAATTGGCAGACTTGCAAACAGATGTTCAAATGATTAATACGTATAAAGATATTATCAAAGGTCCGGTTATTTTGGACGAAGTAAGAAAAGAGTTGAAAACCAATTTGACTACAGATCAATTGAAAAGTCAGATTGAAGTGATTACACAACAAAATTCACAAGTATTTACAGTTCAAGTTACGGATGCAGATCCGTATGTAGCTGCAGATATTGCAAATGCTGTAGCTACGGTTTTCCAAAATAAAATCGGCGATATTATGAGTGTGAAAAATGTAACACCGATTTCTAAAGCTGTTCCTAATTCTTCACAGATATCTCCTAACTCAACCATTAATATGCTGATAGGCTTAATTATTGGATTATTACTAGGTGTTGGTGTGGCTTTTGTCCTTGAATTTTTAGACAAAACGGTTCGAGATGAAAAATTCATTAATGATACGCTAGGATGGACTAATTTAGGAGCGGTTTCTGAAATGGATGAAGAAGAATTGACAGCAATTTTACCTGCTGGAGTAAATACTAGACGAGCAGCACGAAGCCGCGTATAA
- a CDS encoding CpsD/CapB family tyrosine-protein kinase translates to MNYSGEQLIESQKNGASLVTVTKPNSVVAEQFRTIRTNIQFSMIDRDLKSLIFTSSGPGEGKSTTSANLAVVFATQGKRVLLVDADMRKPSVNKTFKLSNHEGLTTLLTEKEVVLGDVVHETNTENLFILTCGPIPPNPSELLDSKKMNRVIEILEETFDLVIFDMPPIVSVTDAQIMASKTDGTVFVIRNGIATKEAVLKAKQLLDIVNANVVGTIFNALEKRKVKAYKYYGIEGEN, encoded by the coding sequence ATGAATTATTCAGGAGAACAATTGATTGAAAGTCAAAAAAATGGTGCTAGTTTAGTCACTGTAACAAAACCTAATTCTGTTGTTGCTGAACAATTCAGAACCATTAGAACGAATATTCAATTTTCAATGATTGACCGAGATTTAAAATCATTAATTTTCACTTCGTCAGGACCAGGTGAAGGGAAATCAACAACGTCAGCTAATTTAGCGGTTGTCTTTGCGACACAAGGCAAGAGAGTTTTGTTAGTGGATGCAGATATGCGAAAACCATCTGTTAATAAAACCTTTAAGTTATCAAATCATGAAGGGTTAACAACACTGTTAACAGAAAAAGAAGTCGTACTTGGTGATGTTGTCCATGAAACCAATACTGAAAATTTATTTATTTTAACTTGTGGCCCAATTCCTCCTAATCCTTCAGAATTATTAGATTCAAAAAAGATGAATCGTGTAATTGAAATTCTAGAAGAAACTTTTGATTTAGTTATTTTTGATATGCCACCAATTGTATCTGTAACAGATGCGCAAATAATGGCATCAAAAACAGATGGAACAGTTTTTGTTATTCGTAATGGAATTGCTACTAAAGAAGCAGTTTTGAAAGCTAAACAATTACTTGATATAGTCAACGCTAATGTAGTTGGAACAATTTTTAATGCATTAGAAAAAAGAAAAGTTAAAGCTTACAAGTATTATGGAATTGAAGGTGAAAACTAA
- a CDS encoding TetR/AcrR family transcriptional regulator — protein sequence MARKKTITKQQILNAAYDVVRTEGFGGFTARNIAKKMKCSTQPIYLEFKNMDDLKNELFEKIKGYLKTEIYSHEHTGDPLLDACLNYIYFADTEKVLFRALYIENHLGIEKMHKISLDFAMKLMNEKEETKNLSDADKFQVFTKVWIVAQGIASLLSSGLLPMDSEQVETSLRESLSDMILGARYDA from the coding sequence ATGGCTAGAAAGAAAACAATTACAAAACAACAAATTTTAAACGCAGCATATGATGTTGTTAGAACAGAAGGTTTTGGTGGATTTACGGCTCGTAATATCGCTAAAAAAATGAAATGTTCAACTCAACCAATTTATTTAGAATTTAAAAATATGGATGATTTAAAAAATGAATTATTCGAGAAAATTAAAGGTTATTTAAAAACTGAAATTTATTCTCATGAACACACAGGGGATCCACTTTTAGATGCCTGTTTAAATTATATTTATTTTGCTGATACTGAAAAAGTTTTATTCCGAGCTTTATACATTGAAAATCATTTAGGCATTGAAAAAATGCATAAAATTTCATTAGACTTTGCCATGAAATTAATGAATGAAAAAGAAGAAACAAAAAATCTTTCAGATGCAGATAAATTCCAAGTATTTACAAAAGTTTGGATTGTTGCACAAGGAATTGCTTCATTGTTATCTTCAGGCTTATTGCCAATGGATTCTGAACAAGTTGAAACAAGTTTACGTGAATCATTGTCAGACATGATTTTAGGCGCTCGTTACGACGCTTAA
- a CDS encoding TetR/AcrR family transcriptional regulator — MTRKKVIMKNQILDAAYSIAKRDGLSLITARNVAKEIGCSTQPIYLEFENMDELKSVLLDKIQRQMSDKLMERKVTGNLFTDVSLNYIDFSKNEKKLFEILFNANLLIVDLTKTESYQFLLESLVEDITEQLTNEEIKTLFCDLWIVIHGLASLTTVGQVNNDDAANEKYIKRAKSGIIEAIKGSK; from the coding sequence GTGACTAGGAAAAAAGTAATCATGAAGAACCAAATATTAGATGCAGCTTATTCAATAGCAAAAAGAGACGGTTTATCGTTGATTACTGCTCGAAATGTAGCGAAGGAAATTGGATGCTCAACGCAGCCGATTTATCTTGAATTTGAGAATATGGATGAATTAAAGTCGGTCCTCTTAGATAAAATTCAGCGCCAAATGTCAGATAAATTGATGGAAAGAAAAGTGACTGGAAATCTATTTACAGACGTGTCATTAAATTACATTGATTTTTCTAAAAACGAGAAAAAATTATTCGAAATATTATTTAATGCTAATTTATTAATTGTCGATTTAACGAAAACTGAGTCATATCAATTTTTGTTAGAATCATTAGTTGAAGATATAACGGAACAATTAACTAATGAAGAAATCAAAACGTTATTCTGTGATTTATGGATTGTTATTCATGGTTTAGCTTCATTAACGACTGTGGGACAAGTAAATAATGATGATGCTGCTAATGAAAAATACATTAAACGTGCTAAATCTGGTATCATTGAAGCAATTAAAGGATCAAAATAG
- a CDS encoding YihY/virulence factor BrkB family protein, giving the protein MTSSKKMNKYFNKKEWLRFFETIQRKYQEAEVTNSSVVIAYYLLLSFFPIVIIIGNLLPLLNLDINTILPYFSTIIPEAIYQEIVETIHRLLTSSSSGMLSFGIVAAFWAASKGMNAMQVSMNKAYGVEPRKNMFVIRLASLAFTLILVLGIVALVLVFSFGQVVLNYLTPLLQLPEELVAIFQSVKWPVTLFVLLFVFTLVYYMVPNAQVKVKFVLPGAIFATIGWVLLSQAFAIYVRYFSGRTLSYGSVGIFIVLMLWLNGSGIVLTLGAVINASIDEFRHGKIENNSSRIGDYFERQINKGKDKLTNKK; this is encoded by the coding sequence ATGACTAGCTCAAAAAAAATGAATAAGTATTTTAATAAAAAGGAATGGTTACGTTTTTTTGAAACCATTCAGAGGAAGTATCAAGAAGCTGAAGTAACAAACTCTTCAGTAGTTATTGCCTACTATTTATTATTATCTTTCTTCCCAATTGTAATCATTATCGGAAATTTACTGCCATTGCTGAATCTAGATATCAATACGATTTTACCTTATTTTTCTACTATTATTCCTGAAGCCATTTACCAAGAAATCGTTGAAACCATTCATCGTTTGTTGACTTCTAGTAGCAGTGGAATGTTATCTTTTGGTATTGTTGCCGCTTTTTGGGCTGCTAGTAAAGGTATGAATGCGATGCAGGTAAGTATGAACAAAGCCTATGGAGTTGAACCAAGAAAGAACATGTTTGTAATTCGATTAGCTTCATTGGCATTTACTTTAATTTTAGTTTTAGGCATTGTAGCATTAGTTTTAGTGTTCAGTTTTGGACAAGTGGTTTTGAATTATTTAACTCCACTTTTACAGTTGCCAGAAGAATTAGTAGCTATTTTTCAAAGTGTCAAATGGCCAGTTACGCTGTTTGTCTTATTATTTGTATTTACCTTAGTTTATTACATGGTTCCTAATGCGCAAGTAAAGGTTAAATTTGTTTTGCCAGGTGCTATATTTGCTACAATAGGTTGGGTATTGTTATCACAAGCATTCGCCATATATGTACGCTACTTTTCAGGTAGAACCTTAAGCTACGGGAGTGTAGGGATTTTTATTGTTCTAATGCTTTGGTTAAATGGTTCTGGAATTGTTTTAACCTTAGGCGCAGTTATTAATGCTTCAATCGATGAATTTAGACATGGAAAGATAGAAAATAATAGTAGTCGAATCGGTGATTACTTCGAACGTCAGATTAATAAAGGTAAAGATAAGTTAACAAATAAGAAATAA
- a CDS encoding DUF1361 domain-containing protein, protein MKIRYQQNLIRLFFIAYMFAIYFISYRYQLMLLNGLLAYIPIELSFWLTNKKLKSTSLFFIISAVWLVFFPNLPYLLTDLVHLSWLRPYIQDSYALLSAPNIWKDFYLLLAGVIGFLIVGYHSLKAFGDALAIRFNFKKNYYVHLFYLFICGISSFGIYLGRFSRLHTVYLITDPIESIRAIIDAFEPNMYLFILGFTILQLILFYAVSFIRLDNTSFKA, encoded by the coding sequence ATGAAAATTAGATACCAGCAGAATTTAATTAGGCTATTCTTTATTGCCTATATGTTTGCGATTTACTTTATATCTTATCGGTATCAGCTAATGTTGTTGAATGGATTATTAGCTTACATACCTATTGAATTATCTTTTTGGTTGACGAATAAAAAACTTAAATCTACTAGTCTTTTTTTTATTATCAGTGCTGTTTGGCTTGTTTTTTTCCCAAATCTGCCCTATTTATTAACAGACTTAGTTCATCTAAGTTGGTTACGACCTTATATTCAAGATAGTTATGCTTTGCTAAGTGCACCGAATATTTGGAAGGACTTTTATTTACTGTTAGCTGGAGTGATTGGCTTTTTGATAGTGGGTTATCATAGTTTGAAAGCTTTTGGAGATGCATTGGCAATTCGGTTTAACTTTAAAAAGAACTATTATGTTCATCTTTTTTATCTATTTATTTGTGGGATTTCTAGTTTTGGAATTTATTTAGGGCGTTTTTCAAGGCTTCATACGGTCTATTTAATTACTGACCCAATCGAATCAATCAGAGCGATTATTGATGCATTTGAGCCAAATATGTATCTATTTATTTTAGGTTTTACTATATTACAGCTTATTCTATTTTATGCAGTTAGCTTTATACGGCTGGATAATACATCATTTAAGGCTTGA